The Salvelinus namaycush isolate Seneca chromosome 11, SaNama_1.0, whole genome shotgun sequence DNA window agtctctttagtaaccaacccaatggctgttaagtctctttagttaatcgacccaatggctgttaagtctctttagttaaccaacccaatgactgttaagtctctttagttaatcatcccaatggctgttaagtctctaGTTAAATgacccaatggctgttaagtctagttaaccaacccaatggctgataagtctctttagttaaatgacccaatggctgttaagtctctaGTTAAATgacccaatggctgttaagtctagttaaccaacccaatggctgttaagtctctttagttaatcAACCCAATGGATGTTAAGTCTCTAGTTAAATGACCCAATGGCTGATAAGTTTagttaaccaacccaatggctgataagtctctttagttaaccaacccaatggctgttaagtctctttagtaaccaacccaatggctgttaagtctctttagttaaccaacccaatggctgttaagtctctttagtaaccaacccaatggctgttaagtctctttagtaaccaacccaatggctgataagtctctttagttaaccaacccaatggctgttaagtctctttagtaaccaacccaatggctgataagtctctttagttaaccaacccaatggctgttaagtctctttagtaaccaacccaatggctgttaagtctctttagtaaccaacccaatggctgataagtctctttagttaaccaacccaatggctgttaagtctctttagtaaccaacccaatggctgttaagtctctttagtaaccaacccaatggctgttaagtctctttagttaaccaacccaatggctgttaagtctctttagtaaccaacccaatggctgttaagtctctttagtaaccaacccaatggctgataagtctctttagttaaccaacccaatggctgttaagtctctttagtaaccaacccaatggctgttaagtctctttagttaatcaacacaatggctgttaagtctctttagttaatcgacccaatggctgttaagtctctttagtaaccaacccaatggctgttaagtctctttagttaaccaacccaatggctgttaagtctctttagttaatcaacacaatggctgttaagtctctttagttaatcaacacaatggctgttaagtctctttagttaatcgacccaatggctgttaagtctctttagttaatcaacacaatggctgttaagtctctttagttaatcgacccaatggctgttaagtctctttagttaatcaacacaatggctgttaagtctctttagttaataaacacaatggctgttaagtctctttagttaatcaacacaatggctgttaagtctctttagttaaccaacccaatggctgttaagtctctttagttaatcgacccaatggctgttaagtctctttagtaaccaacccaatggctgttaagtctctttagttaatcaacacaatggctgttaagtctctttagttaatcaacacaatggctgttaagtctctttagttaatcgacccaatggctgttaagtctctttagttaatcaacacaatggctgttaagtctctttagttaatcgacccaatggctgttaagtctctttagttaatcaacacaatggctgttaagtctctttagttaatcaacacaatggctgttaagtctctttagttaatcaacacaatggctgttaagtctctttagttaaccaacccaatggctgttaagtctctttagttaatcAACACAATGGCTTCTCCGGTCTTGATTCATGATACACAGGCCTGGGCTGCCATATTGGCATCATTAATGTATTATAGAGCTCCACATCAAGCCCTCGACCGCGGTCTGAGGCTCCTCAGAGCTCTCCATTTGTCTCTGAGGGACACACAGATAACTAGAAATACACACACTACCACCAGCCCTGTCGGAGTGCTTCCTGAATTCTTCATGATATACCTAATCTTTCTCAGGGGCAATAAAGCACACGCACACGTCACAAACACACAGCATACACACgtcatacacccccccccccccccccccaacacacacacacacatatacacacacacgtcatacaaccatacacacacatgtcACAAACACACAGCATTCACACgtcatacaccccccccccccccacacacacgcacacacacacatatacacacacacgtcatacaaccatacacacacacacacgtcacaaacacacagcatacacacgtcatacacccccccccccacacacacacacacatatacacacacacacgtcatacaaccatacacacatacacgtcaCAAACACGCAGCACACACACgtcatacaccccccccccccccccccccacacacacacacacacacacatacacacacacacgtcatacaaccatacacacacacacaaacagataaTGAACCCTGTTTGTTTTCTGCTGGGTTTGCTGATCCCTCTACCAGGCTTGGATATAACCTAACTGTAGTCTACTCCCACTGGCAGAGCACCAAAGTCTCAATGCCTCCTGGGGAACGGACTTCAGTAACAGTTGAATTATGTTATTTGAGTTGATGAAGAGAAAACGCTCTCATTGACAACaaggatctggggaagggtgtcAGGCTATCCAACCTCCCTTAATATCTGGGGAAGGAGGGGAACGACAGAGACGGAGGAGGGGAACGACAGAGACGGAGGAGGGGAACGACAGCGTGACGGAGGAGGGGAACGACAGAGATGTAGGAGGGAAACGACAAAGTGACGGAGGAGGGGAACAACAGAGACGGAGGAGGGGAACGACAGAGACGGAGGAGGGGAACGACAGAGTGACGGAGGAGGGGAACGACAGAGATGTAGGAGGGAAACGACAAAGTGACGGAGGAGGGGAACGACAGAGACGGAGGAGGGGAACGACAGAGACGGAGGAGGGGTACGAcagagtgaaggaggaggggaaCGACAGAGACGGAGGAGGGGAATGACAGAGACGGAGGAGGGGAATGACAGAGACGGAGGAGGGGAACGACAGGGATGGAGGGGAACGACAGAGATGTAGGAGGGAAACGACAGAGTGACGGAGGAGGGGAACGAcagagtgaaggaggaggggaaCGACAGAGTGACGGAGGAGGGGAACGACAGAGATGTAGGAGGGAAACGACAGAGTGACGGAGGAGGGGGacgacagagtgacagaggagggGAACAACAGAGTGACGGAGGAGGGGAATGACAGAGTGACGGAGGAGGGGAACGGAAGAGTGACGGAGGAGGGGAACGACAGTGACGGAGGAGGGGAACGACAGAGACGGAGGAGGGGGACGACAGAGTGATGGAGGAGGGGAACGACAGAGACGGAGGAGGGGAACGACAGTGTGACGTAGGAGGGGAACGACAGAGACGGAGGAGGGGAACGACAGCAACGGAGGAGGGGAACGACTACGACGTAGGAGGGGAACGACAGAGTGATGGAGGAGGGGAACGACAGAGACGGAGGAGGGGAACGACAGAGTGATGGAGGAGGGGAACGACAGAGACGGAGGAGGGGAACGACAGATTGACGTAGGAGGGGAACGACAGTGTGACGTAGGAGGGGAACGACAGCGACGGAGGAGGGGAACGACAGCGACGGAGGAGGGGAACGACAGCGACGGAGGAGGGGAACGACAGCAACGGAGGAGGGGAACGACAGTGTGACGGAGGAGGGGAACGACAGAGTGACTGAAGAGAGGAACGACAGAGTGACGGAGGAGGGGAACGACAGCGACGGAGGAGGGGAACGACAGCGACGGAGGAGGGGAACGACAGCGACGGAGGAGGGGAACGACTACGACGTAGGAGGGGAACGACAGAGACGTAGGAGGGGAACGACAGTGTGACGGAGGAGGGGAATGACAGAGACGGAGGAGGGGAACAACAGATTGACGTAGGAGGGGAACGACAGTGTGACGTAGGAGGGGAACGACAGCGACGGAGGAGGGGAACGACTACGACGTAGGAGGGGAACGACAGCGACGGAGGAGGGGAACGACAGTGTGACGGAGGAGGGGAACGACAGAGTGACTGAAGAGAGGAACGACAGAGTGACGGAGGAGGGGAACGACAGAGTGACGGAGGAGGGGAACGACAGAGTGACGGAAAGGGGAACGACAGTGTGACGGAGGAGGGGAACGACAGTGTGACGGAGGAGGGGAACGACAGTGACTGAAGAGAGGAACGACAGAGTGACGGAGGAGGGGAACGACAGAGTGACGGAGGAGGGGAACGACAGCGACAGAGGAGGGGAACGACAGTGTGACGGAGGAGGGGAACGACAGTGTGACGGAGGAGGGGAACGACAGTGACTGAAGAGAGGAACGACAGAGTGACGGAGGAGGGGAACGACAGAGTGACGGAGGAGGGGAACGACAGAGTGACGGAGGAGGGGAACGACAGCGACGTAGGAGGGGAACAACAGCAACGTAGGAGGGGAACGACAGAGTGACTGAAGAGAGGAACGACAGAGTGACGGAGGAGGGGAACGACAGAGTGACGGAGGAGGGGAACGACAGAGTGACGGAGGAGGGGAACGACAGCAACGTAGGAGGGGAACGACAGCAACGTAGGAGGGGAACGACAGTGTGACGGAGGAGGGGAACGACAGAGTGACTGAAGAGAGGAACGACAGAGTGACGGAGGAGGGGAACGACAGAGTGACGGAGGAGGGGAACGACAGAGTGACGGAAAGGGGAACGACAGTGTGACGGAGGAGGGGAACGACAGTGTGACGGAGGAGGGGAACGACAGTGACTGAAGAGAGGAACGACAGAGTGACGGAGGAGGGGAACGACAGAGTGACGGAGGAGGGGAACGACAGCGACAGAGGAGGGGAACGACAGTGTGACGGAGGAGGGGAACGACAGTGTGACGGAGGAGGGGAACGACAGTGACTGAAGAGAGGAACGACAGAGTGACGGAGGAGGGGAACGACAGAGTGACGGAGGAGGGGAACGACAGAGTGACGGAGGAGGGGAACGACAGCGACGTAGGAGGGGAACAACAGCAACGTAGGAGGGGAACGACAGAGTGACTGAAGAGAGGAACGACAGAGTGACGGAGGAGGGGAACGACAGAGTGACGGAGGAGGGGAACGACAGAGTGACGGAGGAGGGGAACGACAGCAACGTAGGAGGGGAACGACAGCAACGTAGGAGGGGAACGACAGAGTGACTGAAGAGAGGAACGACAGAGTGACGGAGGAGGGGAACGACAGAGTGACGGAGGAGGGGAACGACAGCGACGGAGGAGGGGAACGACAGAGTGATGGAGGAGGGGAAcaacagagaggagaagagaggagaagagaggagaagagaagagagaagaagataagaaaggagaggagaagagaggagaagagaagagaggagaggagaagagaggagaggataggagaagagaagggatgagaagagaggagaagacagaaaagagaagagaagagaagggaagagaagagaagagaggggaagagaagagaagggaagagaagagaagagaggggaagagaagagaacaaaatggaagagaagagaggagagagaagagaaaaacaATTACCTCTGGAGTGACAGAGGAGGGGAACGACAGAGTGAGTAAGGGCTCCAGAtgatggacagacagaggagagcgGAGAAGAGGTAAGAAAataggagagaagggaagagaggagaggagaagagaagagaggagaagaagagaagagaggagaagagatgagaaaagaggagaagagagaagaagggaagagaaggagagaataagagaggagaagagaagagaagagaagagaagagaagagaagagaagagaagagaagagaagagaagacaagagagaagggaagagaagagaagagaagaaaggagaagagaagggaagacaggagaagagaggagaagaggagaagagacggGAAGAGAAAATCAATTACCTTTGGAGTGACGGAGGATGGGAATGACAGAGTGACGGAGGGGAACGACAGAGTGAGTAAGGGCTCCAGAtgatggacagacagaggagagaggagaagaggtaagagaagaggagagaagcaaagagaggagagaagagagcagaagagaggagaagagagaagaagggaagagaagaagagaaggaaggagaagagagaagaagagaagagagaagaagagaagagagaagagaggagaagagagaagaagagaggataagagagaagaagggaagagaagagagaagaagagaagagaggaggagaggagaagaagagaagagaaggaaggagaaaagagaagaagagaagaagagaagagaggagaggagaagagaagagaagagagaagaagagaagagaggagaaaggaagagaagagagaagaagagaggataagagaagagaaagaagacAGGAGAGACTTAAAAGGGCCTTTGAAAATGGACAGGCTGTCATGGATGGCAGCCTGGTATAATACTAGGTACATTGCTATGATACTGTGTGGACTGGTGCCGTGCCTCATGGGTTGTCTTGAGCTTTGACACTGTGAATGTGTTTCAATTGCTATACTCTGTATTCTAGGAACAGAACATTATTGGTGCCATAATCTTGTGTAGGTAATGTGCTGTAGTTAGGCATTACTTTATCATTTGCAATAGCATTGTTTTATGTTATATAGGATCAACATGGTGTTGTGGCATAATAACAGGAAAGACAGATACTAATATCTTGGTATGGGGTGGGAAGTAGACAGAGAACTATAGAATAATTGCTTAAGATATTATCAGAAAATAACAACTTTGCCCCTCCAACCGCTCATTCCAATTCCTCTTCTGAAAAAGTTCTACCAGAAAAGCAATTTGAGCTGATTCAGCCATTATTCTCTTCCTGGTCCCTCAGGTATTGTAGCCTGCACATGTGTGTTGAATAAGTCTGATGAATAATCACACTCTAAGCAGCTAATGACTCATGAAAATGCTGCTGCTGTGACAcatgaggaggagaaagagactgAAAGCTTTAGGTAAGATAGGACCCAgcggtgaggagaggaggggatggaaggGGAGGgacggggagaggagaggagtggagaggcggggaggggaggggattagaggagaggagaggattctacatggaacccaaaagggttctacctggaacaaacaagggttcttcaaagggttatcctatcgGGACAGCCGaggaacccttttaggttctagatagcaccttgttttttctaagagtgatggtatgatggggagggagagaaggacagcATGACAAAGACAGAGCGAGCAGGGTAACAAAGAAAGATAAGAG harbors:
- the LOC120055344 gene encoding extensin-1-like, giving the protein MLKAYYVRDSPNSSSGKPVQAAVSSVAAVVLKPGWDLEEDKEDVLELRHTHCRSPPPSHCRSPPPSHCRSPPLSLSFPSSVTLSFPSSVTLSFLSSVTVVPLLRHTVVPLLRHTVVPLSVTLSFPSSVTLSFPSSVTLSFLSSVTLSFPSSVTLSFPSYVAVVPLLRCCRSPPPSLCRSPPPSLCRSPPPSLCRSSLQSLCRSPPTLLLFPSYVAVVPLLRHSVVPLLRHSVVPLLRHSVVPLFSHCRSPPPSHCRSPPPSHCRSPPLSLSFPSSVTLSFPSSVTLSFLSSVTVVPLLRHTVVPLLRHTVVPLSVTLSFPSSVTLSFPSSVTLSFLSSVTLSFPSSVTLSFPSSVAVVPLLRRSRSPPPSLSFPSYVTLSFPSYVNLLFPSSVSVIPLLRHTVVPLLRLCRSPPTS